GCCGGCATTGCCGAAGCTGGCCCCCTGCCCCGGCGGCTGCGGGTCCAGCACCGTCACCGTGGCGCCACCGCGTTGCAGCTTCCAGGCCAGGGCGAGGCCGACGATCCCGGCGCCGACCACCAGAATATGCGGAGAAGCGGTCATCCCGTCTCAGCCCTGCTGCAGCGGCTGGCGGTAGATGCCGGTCCAGGCCACGCCATCGGCGGCGATCATGCCGCGATACATGCCCTGGCTGTTGAAGGGCAGCGAGACCCGCCCGGCCGCGTCGATGGCGATCAGCCCGCCCGAGCCGCCGATCCGGCCCAGTTCCTCCACCACCGCCTCCGCCGCGACATCCAGCGCATCGCCGCGGTAACGCATGCGCGCTGCGATGTCATGCGCGGCGGCCCAGCGGATGAAATACTCGCCATGGCCGGTCGCGGAGATGGCGCAGGTCTCGTTGTCGGCCCAGGTGCCGGCGCCGAAGACCGGACTGTCCCCCACGCGCCCCGGCAGCTTCGCCGTCATGCCACCCGTGGAGGTAGCCGCCGCCAGGTTGCCGTGTCGGTCGCGCGCGACGGCGCCGACCGTGCCGTGCTTGGCCTCGTCGCTGCGCGTGTCGGGGGCGGCAGAGGCCTGGCGCGCCAGTTCGTCCTGCAAGGCCTGCCAGCGCCGCTCGGTGTAGAAATACCCGGCGGGCGCGAAGGTGATGCCCTGGGCTCGGCAGAATTCCATCGCGCCCTCACCCACCAGCAGCACGTGCTCGGAGTTTTCCAGCACCGCGCGCGCGGCCTGCACGGGGTTGCGCGGCCCCATGATGCCGGCCACGGCGCCGGCCCCACGGTCCTCGCCCCGCATCACTGCGGCGTCCATCTCCTGCAGGCCCGCGCGGGTGAAGACGGCGCCGCGCCCGGCGTTGAACAGCGGGTTGTCCTCCAGCGCCATCACCGCCGCCGTCACGGCATCCAGCGCGCTGCCGCCCCCGGCCAGCACGGCATGGCCGGCGTTCAGGCTGTCGCGCAGGCCGGCGTGGTACTGCGCCTCGGCCTCGGGCGTCATGGACTCGCGGCGGATGGTGCCGGCACCACCATGGACGGCCAGCGCGAAGGTATCGGGCATCAAGGGCAACTTTCCGGTTGAGGCGCGGCGGGGCCTGTCCCGCAACGGTCCAGGGTATCGGGCGCATGATGATATTGGGAGTGGCCCGCATGAGGGAATACGGGTTCTGGCCCCGGGCCATGGCAGCGGCCGGAGGAACCCGGCATCCTCGGCTGCTGCTGAGACAGGACGAGGGAAAGACCATGGTGCAGAACAGTCCGGAACGCGCGGCGCAGTTGCTGGTGGCGGTCCGTCAGGGGCAGGAACGGCTGAAGGACCTGCCGGAGGATCTGCGCCCCCGCAGCACCGAGCAGGCCTATGCCATCCAGGATGGCGTCATCCGGCTGCTCGGCCCCATTGGCGGCTGGAAGGTGAGCCCGAAGAGCGGCCATGCCGAGCCCGGCTGCTCGCCCATCAGCGCGGCGCTGATCCAGGCTTCGCCCGCTTCCCTCGCGCAGTCAGCGGTGCCGGGCGCCGAGATCGAGGTTGAGATCGAGATCGAGATCGAGATCGCCGTGACGCTGGGCCACGACCTGCCGCCACGCGCCACCCCCTATACGCCGGAGGATCTGCGCGCCGCCATCGCCGCGCTGCATCCAGCGGTGGAGCTGCTCAGTTCCCGTTTCCGGGACCGCAGGGCCGCCGCGCCGCTGAGCCTGCTGGCCGACAGCCAGAGCAACGCCGCCGTGGTGCTGGGCGCCGGGCTGGCGGAATGGGAGGGGCTGGACCTCCGCGAGGTCGCGATGCACCTGCGGCTGGATCGAGAGCAGGTGGCGGCCGTGAATGGCGGCGCAGGGATCGAGGATGTACTCGCCGCCCTGGCTTGGCTGGCCAACCATGCCGCAGCCCGGACAGGCGGGCTGAGGAAAGGCGAGGTGGTCATCACGGGCGCGCGGATCGGCCCCTGGTCGCGCGGCGATGCGACGGAGGTGGAGGCAGATGTCGCTGGACTCGGCACCGTCGCCATCACCTTCACCTGACAAGGACAGGCGGGGGCCGCGCATCCGCCCCCCGTCCCCCGGCGTCACGGCGCCGGGCGCGCGCTCATGGTCAGCACGTCGTACTGCGCGACCGTCTCGTCATTCTGGTTGAAGACCTCGGCATCCCAGCGCACCTCGCCATAATCCGGCAGGCGGGCGGAACGCTTCGACTTCACCGTCAGCCGCACGCGGATCGAATCGCCGGGCGAGACCGGCTTCAGGAAACGCAGCCGCTCCAGCCCGTAATTCGCCAGCAGCGGCCCTGGTGCCGGGTCCACGAACAAACCGGCCGCGAAGCTCAGGATCAGGTAGCCATGCGCCACGCGCCCCGGGAAGAAGGGGTTCGCCTTGGCGGCTTCCTCATCCATATGCGCGTAGAACCTGTCGCCGGTGAAATTGGCGAAATGCTCGATATCCTCGAGCGAGATGGTGCGCGCGGGGGTCACCACCGTGTCGCCGATGGCGATCTCGTCGAAGTTCTTGCGGAAGGGATGCGGCCCTTCCACCTTCGTCGGCGCGCCCTGTCCCCAGGTCTTCGTCAGGGCGGTCAGCTTGGCGGGCGAACCCTGCAAGGCCGTGCGCTGCATGTAGTGATACACGCCGCGCAGCCCGCCCATCTCCTCGCCGCCGCCGGCGCGGCCGGGGCCGCCATGCACCAGGGCCGGCAGGGGCGAGCCATGGCCCGTCGCTTCCTTGGCGCTGTCGCGGTCGACCAGATAGAGGCGGCCATGGAAGGGCGCGAGGCCCATCACCAGCTGTTCCGTCACATCGGCGTCGTAGGAGAAGGCGGAGGCGACGAGGCTGCCCTCCCCGCGCTGCGCCAGGTCGATGGCCTGGTCCAGCCCGTCATAGGGCAGCAGGGTGGAGACGGGGCCGAAGGCCTCGACATGGTTCACCCGTTCCGCGCGAATCGGCTCGGCGCAATGCAGCAGCACCGGGGAGAGGAAGGCGCCGGCATCGGCATCGGCATCCACCACCGTGCAATGCAGCGGATCACCGAAGACGATCTCGGATTCCCCGGCCAGCTTCGCGATGTTCTCTCGCACGTCGCGGCGCTGCTGCTGGCTGGCCAACGGGCCCACGGCCACCTTCTCGTCACGCGGATTGCCGATGGCGAGCTTACCCAGCCGCGCCGCCAGCGCATCGCGAACCGCCTCCACACGCTCGCGCGGCACGATCACGCGGCGGATGGCCGTGCATTTCTGCCCGGCCTTGGCCGTCATCTCCCGCGCCACTTCCTTGATGAAGAGGTCGAATTCCGGGCTCTCCGGCGTCACGTCCGTGCCGAGGATGGCCGCGTTCAGCGAATCCCGCTCCGCGATGAAGCGCACGGCATTGCGCGAGACGGTCGGGTGGTCACGCAGCTTGCCGGAGGTGATGGCGGAGCCGGTGAAGGAGACGACATCCTGCCCGTTCAGATGCTCCAGCAGGTCGCCGGTGGAGCCGGCGACGAACTGTACCGCGCCCGGTGGCAGGATGCCGGATTCGACGATCATGGCGAACATGGCATGGGCCAGATAGGCCGTGGCCGTCGCCGGCTTGGTGATGACGGGGACGCCGGCCAGGATGGTCGGCGCCAGCTTCTCCAGCATGCCCCAGCAGGGGAAGTTGAAGGCATTCACATGCACGGCCACGCCGTGCAGCGGCGTCATGATATGCGCGCCGACGAAGCTGCCGTTCTTCGAGAGCGGCTCGAACGCACCGTCCAGCACGAAGCGCTCGCTCGGCAGTTCCTTCCGGCCGCGCGAGGCATAGGCGAAGAGCGTGCCGATGCCGCCGTCGATATCGATCCAGCTATCCCGCCGGGTGGCGCCGGTATCGTAGGAAAGCTCGTAGAGAGCCTCCTTCCGCTCGGTCAGATGCACCGCAAGGCGCTTCAGCATCTCCGCGCGCTGGTGGAAGGTCAGCGCGCGCAGCGCCGGGCCGCCCACCTGCCGTGCATGGCGCACCATGGCCCCGAAATCCACCCCGGCCGAGGAGGCCGTGGCGATCACGCGGCCATCGACCGCGCTTGGGATCTCCACCGCACCGGCGCCGGGGGCGACCCAGCGGTTCTCGGCGTAGCTTTGCAGTGTCAGGACCATGGTGCTTCCATCCTGTGTTGGGTCAGCCGGGCGCGGCGCGCCCGCGCTGCCATTCCTTGAAAGTGCTGCCGGCCTCGGCTAGTTCGCGCAGCAGGGGCGCGGGCTCGGAGCCCACGCCACCGGCCTCGGCGGCGGCCTCCACCTCCGCCAGCACGGCGCGCAGGCCGCGTTGGTCGGCGGCGAACAGCGGCCCGCCCTTGATGCGCGGGAAGCCGTAGCCATTGGTGAAGACGAGATCGATGTCGGAGGGCCGCAGGCTGATGCCCTCGGCCACGATCTTCGCGCCCTCATTCGCCATCACGGCCAGAAGCCGGTTCTGGATCTCCTCGGCCGTGAAGCGGCGCGGCGTGATTCCGGCGGCCTCGCGCTCGGCGGCGATGATCGCATCCACCGCCGGGTCCGGCTCGGCCTTGCCGCTGGCATAGCTGTACCAGCCGGCGCCGGTCTTGCGGCCCAGGCGCCCGGCCTCGCAGAGCCGGTCGGGAATGGCGACGTAACGCTCCCCCGGGTCGCGCGTGGCGGCGCGGCGCTTGCGCATGGCCCAGGCGATATCCAGCCCGGACATGTCGCCTACCGCGAAGATTCCCATGGCGAAGCCATAGGATTCCATTGCCGCGTCCACCTCGCGCGGGCTGGCGCCATCCTCCACCAGATATTCGGCGTGGCGGCGATAGACGGCATAGATGCGGTTGCCGATGAAGCCTTCGCAGACGCCGGAGACGATGGGCAGCTTGCCGAGCTTCTTGCCGAAGGCGAGTCCGGTGGCCAGCACGCCCGGCGCCGTCTTCGCGCCGCGCACCACCTCCAGCAGCTTCATGATGTTGGCGGGGGCGAAGAAGTGCAGCCCCAGCACATCCTGCGGCCGGTTGGTGAAGGCGGCGATCTCGTCGGGGTCGAGATAGGAGGTATTCGTCGCCAGCACCGCGCCCGGCTTCGCCACCGCATCCAGGCGGCGGAAGATATCCTCCTTCACCGTCAGATCCTCGAAAGCGGCCTCGATGATCAGGTCCGCCAGGGCCAGGCTGTTCCAGTCCTCGGTGGGCGTGATGCGCACCACGTGCTCGGCCGCCGCGGCATCGGTCAGCCGGCCGCTCTTGGCCTGCTTGCCATAGGCATCGCGCAGCCGGGCCGCGCAGGCGGCGGCGGATCTGGCATCGCGCTCGATCACCGTCACCGGCAGGCCAGCATCGGCCACGGCCATGGCGATGCCGCTGCCCATGGTGCCGCCGCCGATCACGGCCACATGCCCGACTGCGCGGGGCGTGACGCCCTTCAGGCCGGGCACGCGCGACGCCTCACGCTCGGCGAGGAAGAGATGCCGCAGCGCGGCGGCCTCGGCACTGGCGCGCAGCGGCAGGAAGACCTCGCGCTCGCGCTTCAGGCCGGCTTCGAAATCCATGCCGGCGGTCTCGCGCAGCAGCTCCACCACGACGGGAATGGCCGGCACGCCCTTGGCCTTCTTCAGGGCGGACTGGGCGGCGGCTTCCACGGCGGCGGGGTCGGCGGGCGGGATGGGCAGCGCGGAGACATGGCGCTTCGCGGCACCGGGCGCCAGCCGCACGGCCTCGGCCAGCAGTTCCCCTTCCAAGATGCCGTCGATGATGCCGAGCTTCGCGGCTTCCGGCGCGCGCAGGATCTTGGCCTCGCCGATCAGCTCGATGGCCTTGGCGGTGCCCACCAGGCGCGGCAGCCGCTGCGTGCCGCCGGAGCCCGGCAGGATGCCCAGGCGGGTCTCCACCAGCCCGACGCTGGCCTTGGGCGTCGCGAGGCGCAGGTCGCAGGCCATGGCGATTTCCAGCCCGCCTCCCAGTGCCACGCCATCGATGGCGGCGACCACGGGCTGCGGGATGGCCTCGATCGCCCGGATCACGTCGGGCAGGATCGGCTCATCCGGCGGCAGGTCCATTTCCTTGATGTCGGCGCCGGCGATGAAGCGGCCGGAGCCGCCATGCAGCACCACCGCCGTCACGCTGTCGTCAGCCGCCAATGCACGGGCCGCGTCCAGCAGCCCCTGCCGCACCGGGCGCGACAACGCGTTCACCGGGGCATAGTCGATCCGCACCAGCGCGACGGAGCCTTCGCGGCTGACCGATACGGCGGGGTTCTGACTGTCCATTACATGCTTCCTCCATCAGGCGCGGCGCAGGGTATGGCTGGCCGTTCGAATGGCAACCACCTGCATCCACACGCCTGACCGAATTTCCGGCTTCCGGACACCGGAAATTATTTGACCAACCGGACGGTCAATGCAAGGAATAAAGCGACGCCGGCTTGCGGCCAAGACGAGAGACCATCCATGGTCCGCGAGCACCGGAAGGAGAAACGGGATGGATCAGGTCCTGCGGGTCGAGAAGCGTGACGGCTGGTGGAAGCTGGTATTGAACCGGCCCGACAAGCTGAACGCCTTCAACGAGGCCCTTCACACCGCGCTCTACGCCGCGCTGGGCGAGGCAGCGGATGCGGAAGTTTGCCGCGCCGTGCTGCTGACTGGCGAAGGGCGCGGCTTCTGCGCGGGCCAGGACCTGGGTGACCGCCGCCCCGGCCAGGGTGGCCCGCCCGACCTGGGCCAGACGCTGGAGCGTTTCTACAACCCGCTGATCAGCCGCATCCGCAGCCTGCCCAAGCCGGTGGTCTGCGCGGTGAACGGCGTGGCGGCCGGGGCCGGCGCCAATATCGCCATCGCCTGCGATATCGTGCTGGCGGCGCAGTCGGCCCGCTTCATCCAGTCCTTCTCAAAGATCGCACTTGTGCCGGATTCAGGAGGCACTTTCCTGCTGCCGCGATTGATCGGGGAGGCGCGTGCCAAGGCCCTGATGTTCACGGCGGAGCCCCTGCCCGCCCCGATCGCCGCCGAATGGGGCATGATCTGGAAGGCGGTGGCCGACGACCAGCTCCAGACCGAGGCCGAGGCCCTGACCCAGCGCCTGGCCGCCCAGTCCACCGAGGGGCTGGGGCGGATCAAGCAGGCGCTGGAGGCTTCGGCCACCAACAGCCTGGACCAGCAACTGGACCTGGAGCGCGACCTGCAGCGCCAGGCCGGCCGCTCGCCCGACTACGCGGAAGGCGTGCTTGCCTTCCTGGAGAAGCGCCCGCCCAGCTTCGGCAAACGCACGGACTGAAAGAATAACCGGAGGAAGCACCACGATGAGCGCAACGGTCCTGGAAAATTCCCCTGTCCTGGCGGCGGTGGAGCGGGCCTCCCGCGAGGAGATCCGCGCCCTGCAGAAGGAGCGCATGGCGAAGATCCTGCGGCACGCCTACGACAACGTGCCGCATTACCGCCGCAGCTTCGACGCCGCCGGGGTGCATCCCGACGACTTCAAGGAGCTTTCGGACATCGCGAAGTTTCCCTTCACGGTGAAGACGGACCTCCGGGACAACTACCCCTTCGGCCTGCTGGCGGTGCCGCAGGAGAAGATCGCGCGCATCCACGGCTCCTCCGGCACCACCGGCAAGCCCATCGTCGTCGGCTATACCAAGGGCGACATCGACAACTGGGCGGAGTTGATGGCCCGCTCTATCCACGCCGCCGGCGGCCGCCCCGGCATGAAGGTGCATGTGGCCTATGGCTATGGCCTCTTCACCGGCGGCCTCGGCGCCCATTACGGGGCGGAGCGGCTGGGCTGCACCGTCATCCCGATGTCCGGCGGCATGACCGAGCGGCAGGTGCAGCTCATCAACGACTTCAGGCCGGAGATCATCATGGTCACGCCCAGCTACATGCTGGCGCTGATGGATGAGTTCCGCCGCCAGGGCCTGGACCCCCGCCAGTCCTCGCTGAAGATCGGCATCTTCGGCGCCGAGCCCTGGACCAATGCCATGCGGCAGGAGATCGAGCAGGCCTTCGACATGCAGGCCGTGGACATCTACGGCCTGTCCGAGGTGATGGGTCCCGGCGTGGCGCAGGAATGCGTGGAGACCAAGGACGGCCTGCATATCTGGGAGGACCACTTCTACCCCGAGGTGATCAACCCCGAGACGGGTGAGGTCCTGCCGGATGGCGAGTTGGGCGAGCTGGTCTTCACCACGCTGACCAAGGAGGGCCAGCCGGTCATCCGCTACCGCACGCGCGACCTGACGCGGCTGCTGCCCGGCACCGCCCGCCCGGGCATGCGGCGGATGGAGAAGGTCACAGGCCGCTCGGACGACATGATCATCCTGCGGGGCGTCAATGTCTTCCCTTCGCAGATCGAGGAAGTGCTGCTGGCGCAGAACTGGTGCAGCGGCCATTTCCAGATCCGCCTGACGCGGGAGGGGCGGATGGACTGCATGACCATCCATGCCGAATGCCGCGCCGGAGACTGGGATGGCGAGGGCCTGAAGCAGGAGGCCGGAGCGCTGATCGAGCAGATCAAGAACACCATCGGCATCACCACCAGGGTGGTGATCGAGCAGCCCGGCTCGGTCGAGCGCTCCATCGGCAAGATGCGGCGCGTGATCGACCGCCGGAACCAGGGCTGAGGCCCGGCTAACCGGAAGGAGGCAGGGCCGCGGCGGCGGCCTTGCCAAACCGGCGGGGGGGGGAAGCGCCCGGCCACAATGCCTTGAGCCGCTACCAAACCTCTTTTCACCGGACATGATTCCGGCAGGCTGTCACGCCTCTCGAACGGAGGAGGCCGGACATGCGCGTTATGGTTCTGGTCAAGGCAACGAAGGACAGCGAGGCAGGCACCATGCCGCCCGCCGGGTTGCTGGAGGCCATGGGCAAGTTCAACCAGCAACTCGCCGATGCCGGCATCCTGCTGGCCGGCGAGGGGTTGAAGCCCTCGTCCAAGGGAAAGAGGGTGGCCTTCGATGGCCCGGACCGCGGCGTCACCGACGGCCCCTTCCCGGCCACCGGGGAGTTGGTGGCGGGCTTCTGGCTCTGGAAGGTCAAGGATATCGACGAGGCCGTGGAATGGGTGAAGCACTGCCCCAACCCCATGCCCGGCCCCAGCGAGATCGAGATCCGCCCGGTCTATGAGGCCGAGGATTTCGGCGAGGCCATGTCGCCGGAACTGGCCGCGCAGGAACAGCGGCTGCGCGACCAGATCGGCGGTGGCTGAGCCTCACACCTGGTCGTAGTCGATGACGACACGCTCGCTGGTCGGCCGCGACTGGCAGGTCAGGACGAAGCCCGCCTTGGTCTCCCAGGGCTCCAGCGAGTAGTTCACTTCCATCTCCACCGTGCCCTCGACCACCTTGGCGCGGCAGGTGCTGCACATGCCGCCCTTGCAGGCATAGGGCAGGTCGAGGCCGGCCCGCAGGGCGGCGTCCAGGATGGCCTCGCCCTCCGCCACCTTCACCTCGCGGCGGTTGCCATCGACGATCAGCGCGGCGGTGCGGTGCGCCGCCTCGGCCTCGGCGGCGCTGGGCACCACCTTCGGGCGCGGCCTGCCGCCGAGGGCGGAGACGAAGCGCTCGATATGCACCCGTTCCTCCGGCACGCCCATCTCGCGCAGCGTGGCCTCGATCTCCTCGCTCATGCCCGTGGGGCCGCAGACGAAGACATGGTTCACCTGTCCGGCTGGAACGATATGGCGCAGCAGCACGCGCACCTTCTCGCCATCCAGGCGGCCGTTCAGGATGGCGATGTCCTGTTCTTCCTGCGACAGCACATGGAAGACCGAGAGGCGGCCGAGAAAGCGGTCCTTCAGCTCCTCCAACTGCTCGCGGAACAGCATCTCGCCGCCCGAGCGGTTGCCGTAGAAAAGGAAGAAGCGGCTCTGCGGCTCCCGCGCCAGCACGCCGCGGATAATGGAGAGGATGGGCGTGATGCCGGAGCCAGCGGCGAAGCCCGCATGGATGCGCGCCTCGCCCGGTGCCGGCGCCACGCCGAAGCGGCCGGTGGGGGTCATCACATCCAGCTCGTCACCCGCCCGCAACGCGGTATTGGCCCAGGTGGAGAAGGCGCCGCCATCCACCTGCTTCACCGCGATCCGCAGCTCGCCATCCTCGGGGCCCGAGCAGATGGAATAGGAGCGGCGCACTTCCTCATCATCCATCCGGGTGCGCAGCGTCAGATACTGGCCGGGCTCGAAGGCATAGAGGGGGCGCATCTCCTCCGGCACCTCGAAGGCGATGGAGACGGCGTCGCGCGTCTCCCGCTTCAGGTCGGCGATGCGCAGGCGGTGGAAGCGGGGTGTCGTGGCGGTGGCGGACATGGCTGCTTCCGTCAATGGCATTTGAAATAGTCGAAGGGCTCGCGGCAACTCTCGCAGCGCCACAGCGCCTTGCAGGAGGTCGAGCCGAATTCGGCGAGCAGGCTGGTGTCGTCGGAGCCGCAGCGCGGGCAGGTCACGACATCGCGGCCGAACAGCGCGCGGCGCCCGCTACCGGGCTGCGGCGGCGCGATGCCGTATTCGCGCAGCTTGCGGCGGCCATCCTCGCTCATCCAGTCCGTGGTCCAGGCCGGGGCCAGCACGGTGCGGACTTCCCGGTCCTCGATCCCGGCCCTGGAGAGCGCGAGGTCGATCTCGAAGGCGATCATGTTCATCGCCGGGCAGCCGGAATAGGTGGGGGTGATGTCCACGCGGACATGCCCATCCTCCACCACCACATCCCGCAGCACGCCCAGATCGGCGATGGTCAGCACCGGGATCTCCGGGTCCACCACCGTGCTCGCGGCCTCGATCGCTTTCTGCCGCAGCGTGCTGTCACTCTGCTGCGCCATGGCCTTCACCAGGTGGCGCCGGGGTAGGTCCGGGCCAGCACCTGCATCTCCGCCAACATATGGCCGAGATGCTCGCTATGGATGCCGCTGCGGCCGCCCTTCTGCATCCAGGTGCCGGCCGGCTTCTCCAGCGTCGCCTCGGCCAGCACCTCGGAGACCGTCTTCTCCCACTGCGCGCGGAAGCTGGCGGGGTCCAGCACGATGCCGGCCTGGATCAGCTCCTGCTCGGCGGCATCGGCCTCGAACATCTCGCCGGTATAGGGCCAGAGATGCGCCACGGCCTCGGCGGCGCGGCGGTGGCTTTCCTCCGTGCCGTCGCCCAGGCGGATCACCCATTCGGCGGTGTGGCGGAGGTGATAGGCGCTTTCCTTCTCCGACTTCGCGGCGATGGCCGCCAGCGTGGCGTCGGAGGAGTTCATCATCGCCCGCCAATACGGGTCGGCGAAGGCGGCGTAGAAGAACTGGCGCAGCATCGTGCGGGCGAAGTCGCCATTCGGCTGCTCGGCCAGCAGCAGGTTCCGGTACTGGCGGGAATCACGGAGGTAGGCGTAGCCGTCCTCGTCATGGCCGGCGCCCTCGACCTCGGCCGCATAGCTGTAGAGGGAGCGCGCCTGGCCCAGCAGGTCCAGCCCGATATTGGCCAGCGCCATCTCCTCCTCCAGCGCCGGCCCCCGGCCGGTCCATTCGGAGAGGCGGTGGCCCATCACCAGCGCATCATCGGCGCGGCGCAGGCAATAGAGCACCAGCGGGGTCTCGGAGACCCGGATCGAGGTCGTCGCCATGGTTTCGTTTCCTCCCGCGCCTGCTCACATATGCCCGACTTCGTCGGGCACCTCGTAGAAGGTCGGGTGGCGATAGATCTTGCTCTCCGCGGGCTCGAACATCATGCCCTTCTCGGAGGGGTCGGAGGCGGTGATGGCGTTGGAGGGCACGACCCAGATCGAGAGCCCCTCCCCCCGCCGCGTATAGACGTCGCGCGCGGCCTGCAGCGCCATGGTCGCATCCGCCGCATGCAGCGAACCGACATGCTTATGCGAAAGCCCGTTGCGGCTGCGGATGAAGACTTCCCAGAGCGGGGTGATGGTTTTCGTCATGATCGGCGTTCCTCAGGCAGCCTGCTGGCGGGCGCGGCGCTTCTCGGCGAAGGCCAGCGCGGCCTCGCGCACCCAGGCGCCTTCCTCATGCGCCTTGTTGCGGGCGGCCAGCCGGTCGCGGTTGCAGGGACCGTTGCCGGCCAGGATCTGCTTGAATTCTTCCCAGTCGATCTGGCCACAGCGCCAATGGCCGGTGGTGCCGTCGCCCTCCGCATCCGGCTCGAAGCGCAGGTCGGGGTCGGGCAGCGTCAGGCCGAGGTAATGCGCCTGCGGCACCGTGGCATCGACGAATTTCTGGCGCAGCTCGTCGTTGGAGAAGCGCTTGATCTTCCAGCGGGTGGACTGGTCGGAATGCTGGCTGACGGCATCCGGCGGGCCGAACATCATCAGGCAGGGCCACCACCAGCGGTTCAGCGCATCCTGCGCCATGGCCTTCTGCTCCTCCGTGCCACGGCAGAGCGTCAGCATGATCTCGTAGCCCTGGCGCTGGTGGAAGCTCTCCTCCTTGCAGACGCGGATCATGGCGCGCGCATAGGGGCCGTAGGAGCAGCGGCAGAGCGGGATCTGGTTCATGATGGCCGCGCCATCCACCAGCCAGCCGATGGCGCCGATATCCGCCCAGGTCAGGGTCGGATAGTTGAAGATCGAGGAATACTTGGCCTTGCCGCTCAGAAGCTGGTCGGTCAGCTCCTCGCGC
This genomic window from Roseomonas marmotae contains:
- the paaE gene encoding 1,2-phenylacetyl-CoA epoxidase subunit PaaE — protein: MSATATTPRFHRLRIADLKRETRDAVSIAFEVPEEMRPLYAFEPGQYLTLRTRMDDEEVRRSYSICSGPEDGELRIAVKQVDGGAFSTWANTALRAGDELDVMTPTGRFGVAPAPGEARIHAGFAAGSGITPILSIIRGVLAREPQSRFFLFYGNRSGGEMLFREQLEELKDRFLGRLSVFHVLSQEEQDIAILNGRLDGEKVRVLLRHIVPAGQVNHVFVCGPTGMSEEIEATLREMGVPEERVHIERFVSALGGRPRPKVVPSAAEAEAAHRTAALIVDGNRREVKVAEGEAILDAALRAGLDLPYACKGGMCSTCRAKVVEGTVEMEVNYSLEPWETKAGFVLTCQSRPTSERVVIDYDQV
- the paaD gene encoding 1,2-phenylacetyl-CoA epoxidase subunit PaaD, encoding MAQQSDSTLRQKAIEAASTVVDPEIPVLTIADLGVLRDVVVEDGHVRVDITPTYSGCPAMNMIAFEIDLALSRAGIEDREVRTVLAPAWTTDWMSEDGRRKLREYGIAPPQPGSGRRALFGRDVVTCPRCGSDDTSLLAEFGSTSCKALWRCESCREPFDYFKCH
- the paaC gene encoding 1,2-phenylacetyl-CoA epoxidase subunit PaaC — translated: MATTSIRVSETPLVLYCLRRADDALVMGHRLSEWTGRGPALEEEMALANIGLDLLGQARSLYSYAAEVEGAGHDEDGYAYLRDSRQYRNLLLAEQPNGDFARTMLRQFFYAAFADPYWRAMMNSSDATLAAIAAKSEKESAYHLRHTAEWVIRLGDGTEESHRRAAEAVAHLWPYTGEMFEADAAEQELIQAGIVLDPASFRAQWEKTVSEVLAEATLEKPAGTWMQKGGRSGIHSEHLGHMLAEMQVLARTYPGATW
- the paaB gene encoding 1,2-phenylacetyl-CoA epoxidase subunit PaaB, giving the protein MTKTITPLWEVFIRSRNGLSHKHVGSLHAADATMALQAARDVYTRRGEGLSIWVVPSNAITASDPSEKGMMFEPAESKIYRHPTFYEVPDEVGHM
- the paaA gene encoding 1,2-phenylacetyl-CoA epoxidase subunit PaaA → MYTQALNARDEAPAIRAAEEIELEARFQARVDAEERIEPNDWMPAAYRKTLVRQISQHAHSEIIGMLPEGNWITRAPSLRRKAALLAKVQDECGHGLYLYAAAETLGVSREELTDQLLSGKAKYSSIFNYPTLTWADIGAIGWLVDGAAIMNQIPLCRCSYGPYARAMIRVCKEESFHQRQGYEIMLTLCRGTEEQKAMAQDALNRWWWPCLMMFGPPDAVSQHSDQSTRWKIKRFSNDELRQKFVDATVPQAHYLGLTLPDPDLRFEPDAEGDGTTGHWRCGQIDWEEFKQILAGNGPCNRDRLAARNKAHEEGAWVREAALAFAEKRRARQQAA